One part of the Candidatus Mancarchaeum acidiphilum genome encodes these proteins:
- a CDS encoding DUF92 domain-containing protein yields MKLNFLTLTPKATVIGLIMGLLIVFLGRGLGLFFFFMMLWFLVLSAIVSFIGKKYKLKRKLFEDTRGIKNVIANGLWPFLLVLAYYFLSSNQFLKYALIFAFIGSVAAITADKFGSEIGVLDGEPIMLLTLKRVKKGTSGAVTWLGISAGILAAFLQSLVMLPWIGYFGSAGISMLWLFVAAILGGLAGTLFDSILGYFEENGKGNKYTSNFFASVFGSIIALTIFLLLF; encoded by the coding sequence ATGAAGCTTAATTTTCTGACATTAACACCAAAAGCAACCGTTATTGGGTTAATTATGGGCTTGCTAATCGTATTTTTAGGGAGAGGGCTGGGACTATTCTTCTTCTTTATGATGCTATGGTTTTTGGTCCTGTCCGCGATAGTCAGTTTCATTGGAAAAAAGTACAAGCTCAAAAGGAAGCTTTTTGAGGACACTCGTGGTATAAAGAACGTTATTGCAAACGGCCTCTGGCCATTCCTGCTGGTTCTCGCCTACTACTTCCTAAGCTCAAACCAGTTTTTAAAATATGCGCTGATATTTGCATTTATAGGGAGCGTTGCGGCGATAACAGCCGATAAATTCGGCAGCGAGATAGGGGTTTTGGATGGGGAGCCGATAATGCTTCTTACATTAAAGCGCGTCAAGAAAGGCACTTCCGGCGCAGTGACATGGCTTGGGATATCCGCAGGCATTTTGGCCGCATTTCTGCAAAGTCTTGTAATGCTCCCCTGGATAGGCTATTTTGGCTCCGCAGGAATAAGCATGCTATGGCTGTTTGTTGCAGCAATACTGGGCGGGCTTGCAGGTACATTATTCGATTCAATACTAGGTTATTTTGAAGAAAATGGGAAAGGCAACAAATATACCTCCAATTTCTTTGCAAGCGTCTTCGGAAGCATAATAGCACTGACAATATTCCTGCTTTTGTTCTAA
- the radA gene encoding DNA repair and recombination protein RadA encodes MVKDKVVREIDDLPGIGEATAEKLRNAGIDSLDKIAVYAPHDLADLIGISPEAAKKAIAAAQEATTINYSTGNEVDSFRRELGKISTSSKNLDELIGGGIETKAITEIYGKFASGKTQIGFQLSVNAQLPKEQGGIEGNVLFIDTEGTFRPERIESMATSKGMDPEKALENIMVVRATTTDQQILTVERADKLIVEKNIKLIIVDSVTALFRAEFIGRGALGERQQKLNSHIHKLQLLADKYNAAIYITNQVMDNPGILFGDPTTPIGGNVIAHAATTRLYIRKSKEDKRIVRLVDSPDMPDGECIIRVTPGGITD; translated from the coding sequence ATGGTAAAAGATAAAGTCGTAAGAGAAATTGATGATTTGCCAGGTATTGGCGAGGCAACTGCAGAGAAGCTTAGGAATGCAGGAATAGATTCGTTGGACAAGATAGCTGTATATGCCCCGCATGACCTGGCAGACCTGATAGGCATAAGCCCCGAAGCTGCCAAGAAGGCCATTGCAGCGGCACAGGAAGCTACCACTATAAATTATTCTACGGGCAACGAGGTAGACAGCTTTAGAAGGGAACTTGGAAAAATATCGACTAGCTCAAAGAACTTGGATGAGCTTATAGGAGGAGGAATAGAGACGAAGGCAATCACGGAGATATATGGAAAGTTTGCATCGGGGAAAACACAGATTGGATTCCAGCTATCTGTAAATGCCCAGCTCCCAAAGGAACAGGGCGGGATAGAAGGCAATGTACTGTTTATAGACACTGAAGGAACATTCAGGCCTGAGAGGATAGAGTCTATGGCAACAAGCAAGGGCATGGATCCGGAAAAAGCTTTGGAGAACATCATGGTTGTCAGGGCCACGACCACGGACCAACAGATTCTTACGGTTGAACGTGCCGACAAGCTTATAGTGGAAAAGAACATAAAGTTAATCATAGTTGACTCTGTCACAGCGTTGTTCAGGGCCGAATTCATAGGCAGAGGCGCTTTAGGTGAACGCCAGCAGAAGCTTAACTCGCACATACACAAGCTTCAATTGCTTGCGGACAAGTACAATGCAGCAATATACATTACCAACCAGGTGATGGACAATCCTGGAATACTTTTTGGAGACCCTACTACACCTATAGGAGGCAATGTGATAGCTCATGCAGCTACGACAAGACTTTACATTAGGAAAAGCAAGGAGGATAAAAGGATTGTCAGGCTTGTTGACTCCCCGGACATGCCGGATGGGGAATGTATTATAAGAGTTACTCCTGGAGGCATAACAGACTAA
- the gyrA gene encoding DNA gyrase subunit A, with protein MSENIEVPIENEMQKSYIDYAMSVIVGRALPDARDGLKPAQRRILYAMYQINNLHDQPTKKSARIVGEVIGKYHPHGDAAAYETLVRMAQNFSMNYMLVEGQGNMGSIDGDPPAAQRYTEVRLRRIAEDMLEDLDKDAVPFVPNFDNTEREPVVLPSKLPNLLINGSSGIAVGVATNILPHNLGEVSDAIIEYINNKDATSEDLLKFIKGPDFPTGGIVFDTEDLRRSYLTGRGTVTIRARYHIENIGKRNVIIVTEIPYTVNKATLIQKIGELVKDKIITSISALRDESDKKGIRIYIEVKNDVDPEFVMNLLYKHTQLQISLPVMNIAVMGNRLLTLNIRNFIKIFVEHRISVVRNRTAHDLKVAEDRLHIVKGLLIAISDIDSIINTIKSSSDTKAAREAIMSNFNLSEKQSNAILDMKLSKLTNLEKTSLEAEDKTLTGNIEYYNKVLSDENEVYSIIKEETESVKSRYSKERATSIEPNVNYANITNEDLIKDEENLVLLTKQGYLKRVSASEYRTQRRGGKGVRSIDLKEGDFVKRSINCMSKDYLLFITSLGKVHWLKAYGIPETGRYSSGKAAVNLVNLGENEQIVEIINTRTFEGKFIIFITEKGIIKKTKSELFSHPRSKGIRALALRDGDSLVDVVLSTGDSNILIITKKGLAVRFKESGFRPLGRNASGVIGIRLREGDSVRNVITASDSDLVFTFTEHGYGKATVISEYRLQRRGGVGVRNLKVTQKTGDVVIALCTSLDSQFMLTSMKGVAIQVEAKGIRKTGRNASGVRVMKIEKDDSLATAMAIEGKEDTGEIQPNP; from the coding sequence ATGAGTGAAAATATTGAAGTTCCTATAGAGAATGAGATGCAGAAGAGCTACATCGACTATGCAATGAGTGTAATAGTAGGAAGGGCCCTTCCGGATGCCAGGGATGGGTTAAAGCCTGCCCAGCGCAGGATACTGTATGCAATGTATCAGATAAACAACCTGCATGACCAACCTACTAAAAAAAGTGCAAGGATCGTAGGAGAAGTGATAGGAAAGTACCACCCGCACGGAGACGCCGCGGCATACGAGACGCTTGTCAGGATGGCACAGAATTTCTCAATGAACTACATGCTGGTTGAGGGTCAGGGAAATATGGGGTCAATAGATGGAGACCCGCCAGCAGCACAGCGTTATACAGAAGTAAGGCTGAGGAGAATTGCAGAAGACATGCTTGAGGATCTTGATAAAGACGCGGTTCCATTCGTGCCAAATTTTGACAATACCGAAAGAGAGCCTGTCGTGCTTCCTTCCAAGCTGCCAAACCTTCTTATAAATGGCTCATCAGGTATAGCAGTGGGCGTAGCGACAAACATACTCCCACATAATCTGGGAGAAGTATCGGATGCCATAATAGAATACATAAACAACAAAGATGCAACTTCAGAAGATTTGCTAAAGTTCATAAAAGGGCCCGATTTCCCCACCGGCGGAATAGTTTTTGATACCGAAGACCTAAGAAGGTCGTATCTTACAGGAAGGGGAACTGTCACCATAAGGGCTCGCTACCATATAGAGAACATAGGCAAGAGGAACGTGATTATAGTCACAGAGATACCTTATACTGTCAACAAAGCAACACTGATACAGAAGATAGGGGAATTGGTAAAGGATAAAATAATAACTTCAATATCTGCGCTCAGAGATGAAAGCGACAAGAAAGGAATACGCATATATATAGAGGTAAAGAATGATGTGGATCCCGAATTCGTGATGAACCTGCTATACAAGCATACGCAATTGCAGATTTCACTTCCTGTAATGAATATTGCAGTAATGGGAAACAGGCTGCTGACACTTAACATCAGAAATTTCATAAAGATATTTGTGGAGCATAGGATTTCTGTAGTAAGAAACAGGACCGCACACGACTTGAAGGTGGCTGAGGATAGGCTTCACATTGTAAAGGGCCTACTTATCGCAATAAGCGATATCGATTCAATAATAAACACAATAAAATCAAGTTCGGACACAAAGGCAGCAAGGGAAGCTATAATGTCCAATTTCAACCTCTCTGAAAAGCAGTCAAATGCTATATTAGATATGAAATTGAGCAAGCTTACCAATCTTGAAAAGACATCCCTTGAGGCAGAAGACAAGACACTTACGGGCAATATTGAATATTACAACAAAGTGCTATCTGATGAAAACGAAGTTTATTCAATCATTAAAGAGGAGACAGAAAGCGTAAAGAGCAGATACTCCAAGGAAAGGGCAACTTCCATAGAGCCAAATGTTAACTATGCAAACATAACCAACGAAGATCTGATAAAAGACGAAGAAAACTTGGTACTTCTCACAAAGCAGGGCTACTTGAAGAGGGTGAGCGCAAGTGAATACCGCACCCAGAGAAGGGGCGGAAAAGGAGTAAGGAGCATAGACCTTAAGGAGGGCGATTTTGTAAAGCGCAGCATAAACTGCATGTCCAAGGATTACCTGCTGTTCATAACCAGCTTAGGCAAGGTGCACTGGCTGAAAGCTTACGGAATTCCGGAAACCGGCAGATATTCGTCAGGAAAGGCAGCGGTTAACCTGGTCAATCTGGGCGAAAACGAGCAGATTGTCGAAATAATAAATACAAGAACCTTCGAGGGGAAGTTTATAATATTCATAACGGAAAAGGGGATCATAAAGAAGACCAAGTCCGAGCTTTTCTCTCATCCAAGGTCAAAAGGAATACGGGCACTGGCATTGAGGGACGGAGACAGCTTGGTTGATGTAGTGCTGTCGACAGGAGACTCTAACATCTTGATAATCACCAAGAAGGGCTTGGCGGTAAGGTTCAAAGAATCCGGATTTAGGCCTTTAGGCAGGAACGCGAGCGGTGTAATAGGAATAAGGTTGAGAGAAGGCGATTCTGTGAGGAATGTGATAACCGCTTCCGACTCAGACCTTGTATTCACCTTTACAGAGCACGGTTACGGGAAAGCCACTGTGATAAGTGAATACCGCCTGCAAAGGAGAGGCGGTGTAGGGGTCCGCAACCTAAAGGTGACGCAAAAGACCGGCGATGTAGTCATTGCGCTGTGCACCAGCTTGGACAGCCAGTTCATGCTTACCAGCATGAAAGGTGTTGCCATACAAGTAGAGGCAAAAGGCATAAGGAAAACAGGCAGGAACGCGAGCGGTGTAAGGGTGATGAAGATAGAGAAAGATGACAGCCTTGCAACTGCAATGGCAATTGAGGGCAAGGAGGATACTGGCGAGATACAGCCGAATCCTTGA
- a CDS encoding DNA gyrase/topoisomerase IV subunit B, which yields MIMPDDYSAKDIMVLTGAQGIRKRPGMYIGSTGSAGFLHLLYEVIDNSIDESISGYCKNITIKLTTEDNTDVAEVSDDGRGIPVDIMAGTNKPALEVIMTSLHSGAKFNNKTYKVSGGLHGVGLTVVNALSEYTQVTVKKNGKLYKEEFSRGLPISSLEVLGDTTETGTTIKFKPDKEIFSVGSFDVVSLIDRLRDVTYLNPGLKITLTDARDEKETKTEFFSEKGITDFMDYIRSGKEEISKPILITKEVNDTKISVSIQYIKSYSEELLSFVNNIKTPEGGMHVSGFHSALTRAITSYVQKNVKKSNINIEGEDTREGLIGIISILMQNPEFEGQTKEKLGNTFVKQIVENAVYTELSYYLEENPAEAAKIVEKVLKASEAREAARRARELARKKSLFEGSVLPGKLADCTENDPSKSEIFIVEGDSAAGSSKQGRDRMYQAIMPLRGKVLNVEKASTEKIFNNAELHTLVTALGTGIKDSFNIENLRYHKIIFLTDADVDGSHIETLLLTFFYRYLKEVIERGYIYAAQPPLYKITIGKEVKYAYNDEQMNQILKENNGKGLVNRYKGLGEMNPDQLWETTMNPENRVLKKITIKDAELADSIFNTLMGANVEDRRKFLEAHSTEVSFLDV from the coding sequence GTGATTATGCCTGATGATTATAGTGCAAAAGATATAATGGTATTAACCGGAGCACAAGGTATCCGTAAAAGACCTGGAATGTATATTGGCTCTACAGGGAGCGCTGGTTTTCTTCATCTATTATACGAGGTAATAGATAATTCAATAGACGAATCAATATCTGGCTACTGCAAAAATATAACCATAAAGCTGACTACTGAAGACAATACAGATGTAGCGGAGGTTTCCGATGATGGAAGAGGCATACCAGTAGATATAATGGCAGGCACGAACAAACCCGCTCTTGAAGTTATAATGACATCCCTGCATTCAGGTGCAAAATTCAACAACAAAACCTACAAGGTTTCGGGAGGGTTGCACGGTGTCGGGCTCACGGTCGTAAATGCGCTTTCAGAATACACACAAGTGACGGTAAAGAAGAACGGCAAGCTTTACAAAGAAGAATTCAGCAGGGGCTTGCCAATATCATCTTTAGAAGTATTAGGGGATACAACAGAAACAGGCACAACTATAAAGTTCAAGCCCGACAAGGAGATATTTTCGGTCGGATCGTTTGATGTCGTTTCACTTATAGATAGGCTGAGGGATGTTACCTATCTTAATCCCGGCCTAAAAATAACACTTACAGATGCTAGGGACGAAAAGGAGACAAAAACCGAATTCTTCTCTGAAAAAGGAATAACCGATTTCATGGACTACATAAGGTCAGGTAAAGAAGAGATATCAAAGCCTATATTGATAACCAAGGAAGTAAATGACACAAAGATAAGCGTGTCAATACAATATATCAAATCTTACAGTGAGGAGCTGTTATCTTTTGTAAATAACATTAAAACCCCAGAAGGAGGAATGCATGTATCCGGATTTCACTCTGCCCTGACAAGGGCAATAACCTCATATGTGCAGAAAAATGTCAAGAAGTCCAACATCAATATTGAAGGAGAGGATACTAGGGAGGGGTTAATAGGAATAATATCAATCCTAATGCAGAACCCGGAATTTGAAGGGCAGACAAAGGAAAAGCTCGGAAATACCTTTGTAAAGCAGATTGTAGAGAATGCAGTCTACACTGAATTATCATATTATTTAGAAGAAAATCCCGCGGAAGCCGCCAAAATAGTGGAAAAAGTTCTCAAAGCTTCAGAGGCTAGAGAAGCCGCTAGGAGAGCGAGGGAGTTGGCAAGAAAGAAAAGCCTATTTGAAGGCTCGGTCCTTCCTGGAAAGCTTGCAGACTGCACGGAAAATGATCCAAGCAAATCAGAAATATTCATAGTAGAAGGGGACAGCGCAGCAGGCTCCAGTAAGCAGGGAAGGGACAGGATGTACCAAGCCATAATGCCATTGAGGGGCAAAGTGTTAAATGTAGAAAAAGCATCCACCGAAAAGATATTTAACAATGCAGAGCTGCACACATTGGTAACAGCATTGGGGACTGGAATAAAGGACTCATTCAACATAGAAAACCTTCGTTATCATAAAATCATATTCCTTACAGATGCAGATGTGGATGGAAGCCATATAGAAACGCTGCTGCTTACATTTTTCTACAGGTACCTAAAGGAGGTAATAGAGAGAGGATACATATATGCGGCCCAGCCTCCACTTTACAAGATAACAATAGGCAAGGAGGTAAAATATGCTTACAACGACGAGCAAATGAACCAGATATTGAAGGAGAACAACGGCAAGGGGCTTGTCAACAGATATAAGGGATTAGGAGAAATGAATCCCGATCAGCTTTGGGAGACGACAATGAATCCAGAGAACAGAGTACTGAAGAAGATAACGATAAAAGATGCAGAACTTGCGGATTCCATATTCAATACGCTTATGGGTGCAAATGTTGAGGATAGGAGAAAATTCCTGGAAGCCCATTCCACCGAAGTTTCTTTCTTAGATGTTTGA
- a CDS encoding 30S ribosomal protein S3, with product MTMEYKFIDDAEIKLNISKYLGKELDKAGFSRVDIQKTPMITRISVHVLNPGRVIGRAGKSINELTEAIKNKFNVSNPQISVIEVDNKMLEPLLVAKDLAFKLERSMNPRKIVEYTLKNIMSNGAMGAEIVLSGKLAAKGARSRVIRKSIGYIPKAGAVTDLVNTGHATAYPKYGAIGVYVRIVPPGTIFPDKVNKKSVENNIILSTETSEPEIKSEASEQAKENKEEESKVETENPESEGAVTGKVEDSDSAQ from the coding sequence ATGACTATGGAATATAAATTTATAGATGACGCCGAGATAAAACTTAACATATCAAAGTACCTCGGAAAAGAGCTTGACAAAGCAGGCTTTTCAAGAGTTGATATACAGAAGACTCCAATGATAACAAGGATATCAGTACATGTATTGAATCCAGGAAGGGTTATAGGAAGGGCGGGCAAGTCCATAAACGAATTGACAGAAGCAATAAAGAACAAATTTAACGTAAGCAACCCACAGATAAGTGTAATAGAGGTAGACAACAAGATGCTGGAGCCACTGCTGGTTGCAAAGGACCTCGCATTCAAGCTTGAAAGATCTATGAACCCAAGGAAAATCGTAGAATACACCCTTAAGAACATAATGAGCAACGGGGCAATGGGTGCGGAGATTGTCCTAAGCGGTAAGTTGGCCGCAAAAGGTGCCCGTTCACGTGTAATAAGGAAAAGCATAGGTTACATACCAAAAGCAGGCGCGGTCACTGATTTGGTAAATACCGGCCATGCAACAGCTTATCCAAAATACGGTGCAATAGGTGTTTATGTAAGGATAGTTCCACCTGGAACAATCTTCCCAGACAAAGTGAACAAGAAGTCCGTGGAAAACAATATCATATTAAGCACAGAGACTAGCGAGCCTGAGATAAAATCGGAAGCATCAGAGCAGGCCAAGGAGAACAAAGAGGAAGAATCTAAAGTGGAGACTGAAAACCCAGAAAGCGAAGGCGCGGTCACCGGAAAAGTTGAAGACTCAGATTCTGCCCAATAA
- the rplV gene encoding 50S ribosomal protein L22: protein MNFSYNGDKNKVAFAGRSDINASYKDLGAVCESIRYKSIPYALKVLNDVINEDKPIRFRKHNKGMGSRHELGGNKGRYPKRCAKIVKNILSSAVANAINKGFDETKLVVIHTSANKNDIIMRTPPKGNLSWGRGMYGYSSLRRSDLEFAKVEIGVANPEDIELSKKAKDLIHLFGKHSERLPADNEKSKKAKPKSKKAKDESKDKEPKTPKLAEEKKEISNEKAVANSTKPNVNNKPIKNTNLGNDRY, encoded by the coding sequence TTGAATTTTTCATATAATGGAGATAAAAACAAGGTCGCATTCGCAGGTAGATCAGACATTAATGCAAGCTACAAAGACTTGGGTGCAGTATGCGAATCAATAAGGTACAAAAGCATACCTTATGCCCTAAAAGTCCTTAACGATGTAATAAACGAGGATAAGCCTATAAGGTTTAGGAAACACAACAAGGGCATGGGTTCAAGGCACGAGCTTGGAGGAAATAAGGGGAGATACCCCAAAAGGTGCGCAAAGATCGTGAAGAACATCTTAAGTTCAGCAGTAGCAAACGCGATAAACAAAGGTTTTGACGAAACAAAGTTGGTCGTAATACATACAAGTGCCAACAAGAACGATATTATAATGAGGACCCCCCCAAAAGGAAATCTTTCATGGGGCAGAGGAATGTATGGTTACTCTTCACTAAGGAGGTCAGATCTCGAATTTGCCAAGGTCGAAATAGGAGTGGCGAACCCAGAAGATATCGAATTGAGCAAAAAGGCGAAGGACCTAATCCACCTTTTCGGCAAGCACTCAGAAAGGCTGCCAGCGGATAACGAGAAATCCAAAAAGGCAAAGCCAAAATCAAAGAAGGCGAAGGATGAATCAAAGGACAAAGAGCCAAAAACCCCAAAACTAGCTGAGGAGAAGAAAGAAATCTCCAATGAAAAGGCTGTTGCCAATTCAACAAAACCAAATGTGAACAACAAACCTATAAAGAATACAAATCTGGGGAATGACAGATATTGA
- a CDS encoding ribosomal protein S19 family protein produces the protein MVERVAYRGLLSEQAKSLTDEQYLEMLNSRERRFIKRNSMQFKEIMEQVKKHRKNGKPIRTHLREAVILPSWVGLTFSVYTGKDFQNLEITANMLGHRLGEFAYTTKRVVHSAPGVRATRGSKFLAQK, from the coding sequence TTGGTAGAAAGAGTAGCTTATAGAGGATTATTGTCAGAACAAGCAAAGAGTTTGACCGATGAGCAGTACTTGGAAATGCTCAATTCAAGGGAGAGAAGGTTCATAAAGAGGAATTCGATGCAGTTCAAGGAAATTATGGAACAGGTCAAAAAGCACAGGAAGAACGGCAAACCAATCCGCACCCACCTAAGGGAAGCGGTAATACTACCTTCATGGGTAGGGCTGACATTTTCCGTTTATACAGGCAAAGACTTCCAGAACCTAGAGATAACTGCCAACATGCTTGGCCACAGACTAGGAGAGTTCGCATATACAACGAAAAGAGTAGTACACTCAGCTCCAGGAGTAAGGGCAACGCGTGGAAGCAAGTTCTTGGCCCAGAAGTAA
- a CDS encoding 50S ribosomal protein L2, producing the protein MGKKLKQQRRGKGSSAYTKLPGTFDISVNYPRLKDKAAEVVNIFNHTGHTAPLMEIVYEDFKTGYMIAPEGISIGDKIYLNKENSFSLGSIMPLSQIPEGVPIYNIEFKPGDGGKMVRAAGSYAFISGRKDGMVSLTLPSKVHIELSENCQAQIGVIAGGGRKDQPLMKAGKSHYMKHAINALWPVNRGVKMSPVDHPFGGKQHHKGKSSLTSRNAPPGRKVGNLAAKRSGRKKK; encoded by the coding sequence ATGGGTAAAAAATTAAAGCAGCAAAGGAGAGGAAAAGGCAGCAGCGCTTATACAAAGCTGCCAGGAACTTTCGATATCAGCGTAAATTATCCACGCTTAAAGGACAAGGCAGCGGAAGTTGTAAATATCTTCAACCATACTGGGCATACTGCCCCACTGATGGAAATAGTATACGAAGACTTTAAGACTGGATATATGATAGCACCGGAAGGGATTAGCATAGGTGACAAGATATATCTCAACAAGGAGAATTCATTTTCATTAGGTTCAATAATGCCTCTTTCACAGATACCTGAAGGGGTGCCTATATACAATATAGAGTTTAAGCCAGGAGACGGCGGAAAGATGGTAAGAGCTGCAGGCTCATATGCATTTATATCTGGAAGGAAAGACGGCATGGTATCATTGACTCTGCCGTCAAAAGTTCACATTGAGCTCAGCGAAAATTGCCAAGCACAAATAGGTGTAATAGCAGGAGGAGGCAGGAAGGACCAGCCTTTGATGAAAGCAGGAAAGAGCCATTACATGAAGCATGCAATCAATGCCCTTTGGCCGGTAAACCGTGGAGTAAAGATGAGCCCAGTTGACCATCCTTTCGGTGGAAAGCAGCACCACAAAGGAAAGAGTAGCTTGACATCAAGAAATGCCCCACCAGGAAGAAAGGTTGGAAATTTGGCTGCAAAGCGTTCAGGAAGAAAGAAGAAGTGA
- a CDS encoding 50S ribosomal protein L23, which translates to MSILMYPIGTEKAITEISKDNMITYVVDLDSTKYEIKKEFEKQFNVKVDKVRVINTPKNKKHAFIKLKKEFNASDVAMKLKLV; encoded by the coding sequence ATGTCTATATTAATGTATCCAATAGGAACAGAAAAAGCGATAACAGAGATAAGCAAAGACAATATGATAACTTATGTAGTTGATCTGGACTCCACAAAATACGAGATAAAGAAGGAATTCGAGAAACAGTTCAATGTCAAAGTTGACAAAGTACGGGTAATAAATACCCCAAAGAACAAAAAGCATGCATTTATAAAGCTTAAAAAAGAGTTTAATGCCAGTGACGTAGCAATGAAGCTAAAACTGGTGTAA
- a CDS encoding uL4 family ribosomal protein — translation MQVPVLDKDGKEEKEIDVPETFSIKLKPWLIKRAVISEQTYTLQPQGHSVLAGIQTTAAYYGAYSSYRTGRHMGRAIRPREKLGDGVQGKVRRIPSSVKGRRAHPHKIEKKIVELINKNEYQNAIYSAISGILREKEIKSIVIDDAVVKLEKTKDVVEFLSKLGLSEKFSALRPTRRKGLRRLSTQKKYKHVALLVVSDKSPILTAARNIPGLDISSVSKLTANKLAPGGDLIKVAIFSESAIKDLPNAIAKFDVGRQMAADEE, via the coding sequence ATGCAAGTTCCTGTTTTAGATAAAGATGGAAAGGAAGAGAAAGAGATAGATGTGCCTGAGACCTTTAGCATTAAGCTTAAGCCTTGGCTTATAAAACGTGCTGTAATATCAGAACAGACTTACACATTGCAGCCACAAGGACATTCAGTCCTAGCAGGAATACAGACAACTGCTGCATACTATGGAGCATACAGCTCTTACAGAACTGGAAGGCACATGGGAAGAGCTATAAGGCCGAGGGAAAAATTAGGAGATGGGGTACAGGGAAAGGTAAGGCGTATACCATCTTCTGTCAAAGGAAGACGTGCACACCCACATAAGATAGAGAAAAAGATAGTAGAACTTATAAACAAAAACGAATACCAGAATGCAATCTATTCAGCAATATCTGGAATCCTCAGGGAAAAGGAAATCAAATCAATTGTAATCGATGATGCAGTAGTCAAGTTGGAAAAAACTAAAGACGTAGTAGAATTTCTTTCAAAGCTTGGACTTTCAGAAAAATTCTCCGCATTACGCCCTACTAGAAGAAAAGGGCTGAGAAGACTGTCAACACAAAAGAAATACAAACATGTTGCTTTACTTGTAGTTTCGGACAAATCACCAATATTAACAGCAGCAAGAAACATACCTGGATTGGACATATCTTCAGTATCAAAGCTTACTGCAAATAAATTGGCTCCAGGAGGGGATTTGATAAAAGTTGCAATATTTAGTGAAAGCGCCATAAAAGACCTGCCAAATGCAATAGCAAAGTTTGATGTAGGAAGGCAGATGGCAGCAGATGAGGAATGA
- the rplC gene encoding 50S ribosomal protein L3 has protein sequence MAGMQFWNGRRARRRLPRVRGQIKTKDDSPALSSMLAFKAGMVGVTLIENTKAALNVEAFKGATVLEIPDTEVYGLRLYKKDPKSRYVVAAETIYDSKIAEKINLKKVKNDTSTIENFKSKIKDYHKVSLLLVAYPKSISADQNHIQKYESYIIGSSIESNFNFASGLIGKKLQPEEVFKAGEFLDLASITKGKGWQGEIKRKGIRRQFHKATEKIRHVGTLGAFTPGKILYTVPRAGQMGYNYRTEKDKELLKIGDISVDNINPKSGFKNYGLIKNKYLLVSGSIPGTAKREVRVRKSQIGKRKGIKEVNLNYISSQS, from the coding sequence ATGGCAGGAATGCAATTTTGGAACGGTAGAAGAGCCAGAAGACGGTTACCCAGAGTAAGGGGGCAAATAAAAACTAAAGACGACAGTCCTGCCCTTTCAAGTATGTTGGCATTTAAGGCAGGCATGGTAGGCGTAACCTTAATTGAAAATACAAAAGCAGCTTTGAATGTAGAAGCATTTAAAGGAGCTACAGTACTTGAGATACCAGATACTGAAGTCTATGGATTAAGGCTTTATAAAAAAGACCCTAAATCAAGATATGTGGTTGCAGCAGAAACTATATATGATAGCAAGATAGCAGAAAAGATTAACCTAAAAAAAGTCAAAAATGACACATCCACGATAGAAAACTTCAAAAGCAAAATAAAAGATTACCACAAGGTTTCTCTATTACTCGTTGCATATCCTAAATCAATATCAGCAGACCAAAACCACATACAAAAGTACGAAAGCTATATAATTGGCAGTTCGATAGAATCGAACTTCAATTTTGCATCAGGCCTTATAGGGAAGAAACTCCAGCCCGAAGAGGTATTTAAGGCAGGTGAATTTTTAGATCTTGCTTCTATAACCAAAGGGAAAGGATGGCAGGGAGAAATAAAGAGAAAAGGCATAAGGAGGCAATTCCACAAGGCAACAGAAAAAATCCGTCACGTAGGTACTTTAGGTGCATTCACACCTGGAAAAATACTTTACACCGTCCCAAGAGCAGGTCAGATGGGTTACAATTATAGAACAGAGAAAGATAAAGAGTTATTGAAGATAGGAGATATCTCAGTAGACAACATAAATCCAAAATCCGGATTTAAAAATTATGGTTTGATAAAAAACAAATATCTTCTGGTAAGTGGTTCAATACCCGGAACTGCAAAAAGAGAAGTCAGGGTAAGAAAATCACAGATCGGAAAGCGCAAAGGGATTAAGGAAGTAAATTTGAATTATATAAGTAGCCAAAGTTGA